A genomic region of Sander lucioperca isolate FBNREF2018 chromosome 6, SLUC_FBN_1.2, whole genome shotgun sequence contains the following coding sequences:
- the slc2a11a gene encoding solute carrier family 2, facilitated glucose transporter member 11 isoform X2, whose product MNSPTIFIQTFINETFLERWDIQLEDYQVTLVWTIIVSIFSLGGFAGALIAGPMTIHFGRKKCLLLNNIFLMAGALLALTSRAAKSFEMIIISRALVGINSGISMNVQPMYFGESAPKHLRGALSSSSAVFAAFGVALGQVVGLREILGSEPCWQYLLASNAIPGLMQLLTLPWFPESPRYLLIDRGDKEACINALRRLRGCEVQSSELDEILQEQAETKGMRPRRPWELFTDRSVRWQLISVMIISSAMQLCGNDSIYFYASYVFREAGISDDKIQYITIGTGSCEFTASIICNLLIERKGRRFMLMGGYIFMTIWAVVFTIALLFEHYVSWMPYLSMACIFTYILSFGLGPAGVSVVLPTELFNQTARPAASMIAGSMMWLNLFIIGMIFPFLVSELREYCFVPFGAVCLLSALYVGLFLPETKGKSLSAITSDFHKLNFKGQDAKCASQTKAQYQLGEVCLSTAL is encoded by the exons ATGAATTCTCCCACAATT TTTATTCAAACTTTTATCAATGAGACGTTCTTGGAGCGCTGGGACATTCAGTTGGAGGACTACCAGGTGACTCTGGTCTGGACAATTATCGTCTCCATCTTCTCGTTGGGGGGCTTTGCGGGGGCTCTTATCGCGGGACCTATGACCATACATTTCGGGAG GAAGAAATGCCTGTTGTTGAACAACATTTTCCTCATGGCTGGAGCACTCTTAGCTCTGACAAGTAGAGCTGCCAAGTCTTTTGAGATGATCATTATCTCCCGTGCCCTGGTTGGAATAAATTCCG GGATCAGCATGAATGTGCAACCTATGTATTTTGGAGAAAGTGCACCAAAGCACTTAAGAGGGGCTCTCTCCTCGTCATCAGCTGTTTTCGCAGCATTTGGTGTTGCGCTGGGACAGGTGGTTGGACTCAG agaGATTCTGGGCAGTGAGCCGTGTTGGCAGTATCTTCTTGCCAGTAATGCCATTCCAGGCCTCATGCAGCTCCTCACCCTGCCGTGGTTCCCTGAGAGCCCCAGATACCTGCTCATCGACAGGGGGGACAAGGAGGCTTGTATTAATG CTTTGAGACGGCTGCGAGGCTGTGAGGTCCAGAGCAGTGAGCTCGATGAGATCCTGCAGGAACAGGCTGAAACCAAAGGCATGAGGCCCCGTCGACCCTGGGAGCTTTTTACTGACCGCTCAGTGCGCTGGCAGCTCATCTCTGTCATGATCATCAGCAGTGCCATGCAGCTCTGTGGTAATGACTCG ATTTACTTCTATGCATCATATGTATTCAGAGAAGCTGGAATATCTGATGATAAAATCCAATATATTACAATTGGCACTGGTTCATGTGAATTCACAGCCTCTATAATATGT AATCTGCTGATTGAGCGCAAAGGTCGGAGGTTCATGCTGATGGGAGGGTACATCTTCATGACCATCTGGGCTGTTGTCTTCACAATTGCTCTGTTGTTTGAG CACTATGTATCCTGGATGCCGTACCTGAGCATGGCCTGCATCTTCACCTACATTCTCAGCTTTGGACTGGGACCAG ctgGAGTGAGTGTCGTTCTGCCCACAGAGCTCTTCAATCAGACTGCTCGGCCAGCAGCCTCCATGATCGCTGGCTCCATGATGTGGCTCAACCTTTTCATCATTGGGATGATCTTTCCATTTCTAGTG AGCGAGTTGAGGGAGTACTGCTTTGTGCCTTTCGGAGCGGTCTGCCTGCTGTCGGCGCTGTATGTCGGCCTCTTCCTGCCTGAGACCAAGGGGAAGTCTCTGTCAGCCATCACAAGTGATTTCCACAAGCTCAACTTCAAAGGCCAGGACGCAAAGTGTGCGTCGCAAACTAAAGCTCAGTATCAGCTGGGTGAAGTGTGTCTTTCCACGGCCTTGTAG
- the slc2a11a gene encoding solute carrier family 2, facilitated glucose transporter member 11 isoform X1, whose translation MSPAGAQKSSSLTLVLMVTSAAIGGTLQYGYNLAIMNSPTIFIQTFINETFLERWDIQLEDYQVTLVWTIIVSIFSLGGFAGALIAGPMTIHFGRKKCLLLNNIFLMAGALLALTSRAAKSFEMIIISRALVGINSGISMNVQPMYFGESAPKHLRGALSSSSAVFAAFGVALGQVVGLREILGSEPCWQYLLASNAIPGLMQLLTLPWFPESPRYLLIDRGDKEACINALRRLRGCEVQSSELDEILQEQAETKGMRPRRPWELFTDRSVRWQLISVMIISSAMQLCGNDSIYFYASYVFREAGISDDKIQYITIGTGSCEFTASIICNLLIERKGRRFMLMGGYIFMTIWAVVFTIALLFEHYVSWMPYLSMACIFTYILSFGLGPAGVSVVLPTELFNQTARPAASMIAGSMMWLNLFIIGMIFPFLVSELREYCFVPFGAVCLLSALYVGLFLPETKGKSLSAITSDFHKLNFKGQDAKCASQTKAQYQLGEVCLSTAL comes from the exons ATGTCGCCTGCTGGTGCACAGAAG AGCAGTTCTCTGACATTGGTGCTAATGGTTACTTCTGCAGCCATTGGAGGAACTCTGCAATATGGCTACAACCTCGCCATAATGAATTCTCCCACAATT TTTATTCAAACTTTTATCAATGAGACGTTCTTGGAGCGCTGGGACATTCAGTTGGAGGACTACCAGGTGACTCTGGTCTGGACAATTATCGTCTCCATCTTCTCGTTGGGGGGCTTTGCGGGGGCTCTTATCGCGGGACCTATGACCATACATTTCGGGAG GAAGAAATGCCTGTTGTTGAACAACATTTTCCTCATGGCTGGAGCACTCTTAGCTCTGACAAGTAGAGCTGCCAAGTCTTTTGAGATGATCATTATCTCCCGTGCCCTGGTTGGAATAAATTCCG GGATCAGCATGAATGTGCAACCTATGTATTTTGGAGAAAGTGCACCAAAGCACTTAAGAGGGGCTCTCTCCTCGTCATCAGCTGTTTTCGCAGCATTTGGTGTTGCGCTGGGACAGGTGGTTGGACTCAG agaGATTCTGGGCAGTGAGCCGTGTTGGCAGTATCTTCTTGCCAGTAATGCCATTCCAGGCCTCATGCAGCTCCTCACCCTGCCGTGGTTCCCTGAGAGCCCCAGATACCTGCTCATCGACAGGGGGGACAAGGAGGCTTGTATTAATG CTTTGAGACGGCTGCGAGGCTGTGAGGTCCAGAGCAGTGAGCTCGATGAGATCCTGCAGGAACAGGCTGAAACCAAAGGCATGAGGCCCCGTCGACCCTGGGAGCTTTTTACTGACCGCTCAGTGCGCTGGCAGCTCATCTCTGTCATGATCATCAGCAGTGCCATGCAGCTCTGTGGTAATGACTCG ATTTACTTCTATGCATCATATGTATTCAGAGAAGCTGGAATATCTGATGATAAAATCCAATATATTACAATTGGCACTGGTTCATGTGAATTCACAGCCTCTATAATATGT AATCTGCTGATTGAGCGCAAAGGTCGGAGGTTCATGCTGATGGGAGGGTACATCTTCATGACCATCTGGGCTGTTGTCTTCACAATTGCTCTGTTGTTTGAG CACTATGTATCCTGGATGCCGTACCTGAGCATGGCCTGCATCTTCACCTACATTCTCAGCTTTGGACTGGGACCAG ctgGAGTGAGTGTCGTTCTGCCCACAGAGCTCTTCAATCAGACTGCTCGGCCAGCAGCCTCCATGATCGCTGGCTCCATGATGTGGCTCAACCTTTTCATCATTGGGATGATCTTTCCATTTCTAGTG AGCGAGTTGAGGGAGTACTGCTTTGTGCCTTTCGGAGCGGTCTGCCTGCTGTCGGCGCTGTATGTCGGCCTCTTCCTGCCTGAGACCAAGGGGAAGTCTCTGTCAGCCATCACAAGTGATTTCCACAAGCTCAACTTCAAAGGCCAGGACGCAAAGTGTGCGTCGCAAACTAAAGCTCAGTATCAGCTGGGTGAAGTGTGTCTTTCCACGGCCTTGTAG